CACTAGAAGAAACGCCAGCAAAACCTATAACAAATACaagaattactaaaaaaaaactcaaagcagataatataaaagatttcaattctaataatagagatcaaaatgaaattataaaactgaaacaGATTCACTCAATTGATCTTGAACATCTCCCAAACTGATCGAACAGAAAAGAACCGATCAGACCTCACTGCTTAGTCAACCGATCGACTGAAATAACCAACCAGTCGACCACCATCACAAGCCAACCAGTCAACTGGTTAATTGAGACTCCAGAATACTAATTTGCTAGTTTccaaaaaatttacaaatccTTAAACCAAtaatttcaattctcaatcagttTGTTCTAAGCTAAAATTAACATCTTAAACATCAGTTATACCTCCTAAATCATctatatatcaaatcaatatattGAACATCATATAAACcctaaaatacttttttaattcatcaaatatcaaattcccaataaaaaacaacagaaaaacGAGTCATGATACTTCCTTACTTCTTTAACCCTTCTTTAAACCCAAAAGTTGAAGTTTCAGAGCTGAATCTCTTAGTGAATATGAGAGGGAAGTCAcagggaagagaagaagagaaaaaaaatcaaatttcttgcAAAAGTTCTCTTTAAATACATATGTTAGATTGGGTTCGGGGGTAATTTAGGCTAAACTTAGACTTGAGTTTTTGTACCAAAACACGGGTGTTACATATAATGTTTCCCAaatctattatatttatttcaatagtttcttttcctttgccCTAATCAAACGCCTATTATTTGGAAAATAAAGGGTAATGAATGGattataatgaaagagagatgGAAAATATTCTTATCACAGTTGTTTGAGGGCTAATTTGAAACTTATATTATTAGTTGGGAGgcatttaaaacttgatttttcaatattacTCTTTCCGgttcaatcaaaattttgaagctataatgatttttttcgaaatttcattttataaaaattgagcCTTCAGGTGGTTTCTCATGATTTGTTCTAATTTATGGTTTTAGGTGGTTGTGGTGCTTGCATTGTTCTACTCTCCAAGTATGATCCTGTGCGTGACCAAGTTGAGGATTTCACAGTCAGTTCATGTCTCACACTGCTTTGCAGTGTGAATGGATGTTCGGTTACAACATCTGAAGGCCTTGGAAATAGCAAAGATGGATTCCATCCGATTCACCAGAGATTCAGTGGTTTCCATGCTTCTCAATGTGGCTTTTGTACTCCTGGAATGTGTGTTTCACTCTTCGGAGCCCTTGTTAAAGCTGAAAAGAATGACCTAAGGGAGCCTTCTCCAGGATTCTCCAAGCTGACAGTCGTTGAAGCTGAAAAGGCTATCTCAGGAAATCTTTGTCGCTGTACTGGATATCGACCCATTGCTGATGCGTGTAAGAGTTTTGCGGCTGATGTTGATATTGAAGATTTGGGATTAAACTCTTTTTGGAAGAAGGAAGAGAGTCGCGAAGCGAAGATGAGTAGGCTACCTTTATATGACCATAATCATGAGATATGCACTTTCCCTGAATTtttgaaaagggaaataaaaTCTTCCTTGCTTTTGGATTCTGAAAGATATTCTTGGTGCACACCTGCTACTGTTGAGGAGCTTCAGAGCTTATTAAAAAGCATTGATGCCGACTGCAAAACCAGGATGAAACTAGTGGTTGGTAACACAGGTATGGGTTATTACAAGGACCTAGAGCACCATGACAGGTACATAGATCTCGGATGTGTTCTGGAGCTCTCGAGTATTAGGAGGGATGAAGAAGGAATAGAAATCGGGGCAGCTGTCACTATTTCTAAAACTATTGAAGCTCTGAAGGAAGAAATTAACAGCGAGTTTAATTCAGAATGCAAGATTGTGTTTAAAAGAATTGCATTGCACATGGAGAAGATTGCTTCTGAATTTGTTCGAAATACAGGCAGTGTAGGGGGGAATTTGGTGATGGCACAAAGGAAACATTTTCCATCAGATATTGCCACGATACTGCTGGCAGCAGGTGCATTTGTTCACATTCTAACTGGTACCTTGCATGAAAAGCTTACTTTAGATGAGTTTCTGGAAAGGCCTCCATTGGATTCCAAAAGTGTGCTATTAAATATTAAGATTCCAAATTATGCAGCATCCAAGAACATATCTTCTGAAATGGACAGCAAGTTGTTATTCGAAACTTATCGTGCTGCACCGCGACCCCTTGGAAATGCATTGCCCTATTTAAATGCAGCTTTCTTGTCTGAAGTTTCCTGTTTGAAATCTTCTGGTTCAGCCGTGTTAAATAAATGCCGGGTCGTTTTTGGTGCTTATGGAACCAAACATGCTATCAGAGCAAAGGAAGTTGAGAAATTTTTGTCTGGAAAAATACTAACCATTGGTGTTCTATATGAAGCTGTTAAACTGGTTAAAGCCAATGTGGTTCCTGAAGATGGCACGCCGAGTCCGGCCTACAGGTCAAGCTTAGCTGCTGGTTATCTCTTTGACTTTCTCTACCCCTTGATAGACATTAACTCTAAAATTTCTGGTGTTTGGTCGGATGAATATTGTAATACTTCATTGTTCAAGgatgcaaaaataaaacagaagtaCAGCCAGCTTGATCATGTGCAATTACCCACTTTGCTGTCATCATCAGAGCAGGTGCTTGAATTAAACAATGATCATCATCCTGTTGGTCAGCCTACTAAGAAAGTTGGAGCCGCCCTTCAAGCTTCTGGTTTGTATTCCTTTCATCATCGAGTTGCATAAATAAAGATCAGCGAAATCTAAGGGCTGCTTCCCTCATAGAATTAAGTGCTGGTCTCATTTATCTCACTTTTAGGCATCTTCACTTTACTCATGTAACAAATTATGCAGGGGAGGCTGTTTTTGTGGATGACATTCCCTCTCCTACAAATTGTCTACATGGAGCATTCATTCATAGCATGAAGCCTTATGCAAGGGTCAAGGATATCAAATTCAAGTCTAAATTACTACCAGATGGAGTTTCTGGGCTGATTTCGGTCAGAGACATTCCAGAAGGTGGGGAGAACAGAGGTTGTACGACTAGTTTTGGCACTGAATCTTTGTTCGCAGATGAGCTTACGCAGTATGCTGGAGAGCGTCTTGCTTTTGTGGTAATCACCTCATCCagtatttttatctaataacaTCCACCTCAGTTCTGTTGATTTTAGATGTCATTATTTAAGTGCACTA
This region of Populus trichocarpa isolate Nisqually-1 chromosome 9, P.trichocarpa_v4.1, whole genome shotgun sequence genomic DNA includes:
- the LOC18102202 gene encoding abscisic-aldehyde oxidase isoform X6; this translates as MEEKQRETGRGSLVFAVNGQRFEVSSRLDPSTTLLEFLRTRTSFKSVKLGCGEGGCGACIVLLSKYDPVRDQVEDFTVSSCLTLLCSVNGCSVTTSEGLGNSKDGFHPIHQRFSGFHASQCGFCTPGMCVSLFGALVKAEKNDLREPSPGFSKLTVVEAEKAISGNLCRCTGYRPIADACKSFAADVDIEDLGLNSFWKKEESREAKMSRLPLYDHNHEICTFPEFLKREIKSSLLLDSERYSWCTPATVEELQSLLKSIDADCKTRMKLVVGNTGMGYYKDLEHHDRYIDLGCVLELSSIRRDEEGIEIGAAVTISKTIEALKEEINSEFNSECKIVFKRIALHMEKIASEFVRNTGSVGGNLVMAQRKHFPSDIATILLAAGAFVHILTGTLHEKLTLDEFLERPPLDSKSVLLNIKIPNYAASKNISSEMDSKLLFETYRAAPRPLGNALPYLNAAFLSEVSCLKSSGSAVLNKCRVVFGAYGTKHAIRAKEVEKFLSGKILTIGVLYEAVKLVKANVVPEDGTPSPAYRSSLAAGYLFDFLYPLIDINSKISGVWSDEYCNTSLFKDAKIKQKYSQLDHVQLPTLLSSSEQVLELNNDHHPVGQPTKKVGAALQASGEAVFVDDIPSPTNCLHGAFIHSMKPYARVKDIKFKSKLLPDGVSGLISVRDIPEGGENRGCTTSFGTESLFADELTQYAGERLAFVVADTQKHADIASSLVEVDYDIENLEPPILTVEEAIKRSSLLEVPLLLYPKQVGDISKGLAEADHKILSAKIKLGSQYHFYMETQTALAIPDENNCMVVYSSTQCPEYAHVNIAKCLGIPEHNVRVITRRVGGGFGGKAMKAIPVATACALAAHKFRRPVRTYLNRKTDMIMAGGRHPMEITYNVGFKSNGKVTALQLDILINAGISFDISPVMPETILSGLKKYDWGALSFDIKVCKTNHSSKTAMRAPGEVQGSYIAETVIEHVASTLSMDVDSVRNINFHRYDSLKLFYDVASGDSVEYTLTSIWNKLAESSSFKQRVEIIKEFNRCKVWKKRGISRVPIVHQVFVGPTPGKVSILSDGSVVVEVGGIELGQGLWTKVKQMAAFALSSIKCDGVENLLDKVRVIQADTLSLTQGGMTAGSTTSESSCESVRLCCAVLVERLGPLKETLQGQMGSVTWDALICKAYMESLNLSASSRYIPDFTSMHYLNYGAAVSEEY